Proteins co-encoded in one Arthrobacter globiformis genomic window:
- a CDS encoding MFS transporter: MTRFQKLTIGVCMLIVIIDGYDIIVMALAAPFIAQEWGVDSINLGYLISAATAGMAAGSLLLAPLGDRFGRRNVTLLSLGIVSVGMIYSSLSQDVANLLVSRAVTGVGIGAVIAIVGVITAEYSSKKSLGLTMALFSAGNGVGGFIGGLVAGVVIPASGWKMTFIIGAVASALLFLVAVAFLPESIDHLAAKRNNKSLQKLNVILHRMGREPIADLPAVTERTGTPTANLRSLFNPALLMTSVILMLGFGALMAAFYFNMGWTTKLVVDATQDKQLGLSVGTMLPFGGMIGGILFGLVSLKIGNRILTAVSLVLAGVGAAWLAVSLDGGSVALLVPVIMATCIGASIGGYYAVVPLMYPAQIRSSAFGWIIGFGRIVAIFTPIAAGYLLAAGWTGGGLFWAAAGLLVLSAAFCLVLVLMRKTGHTDAPLTEDQPAQDLRLEPSQPTAG, from the coding sequence ATGACCCGATTCCAGAAGCTCACCATCGGTGTCTGCATGCTGATTGTCATCATCGACGGTTACGACATCATCGTCATGGCCCTCGCCGCACCCTTCATTGCCCAGGAATGGGGTGTGGATTCCATTAACCTCGGCTACTTGATTAGCGCCGCCACGGCCGGCATGGCCGCCGGATCGCTCCTGCTCGCCCCACTGGGCGACCGTTTCGGACGCAGGAACGTCACCCTGCTCAGCCTGGGCATCGTTTCTGTCGGCATGATTTACTCCAGCCTTTCGCAAGATGTGGCCAACCTGCTGGTCTCCCGGGCAGTGACCGGCGTCGGGATCGGTGCGGTGATCGCCATCGTCGGTGTCATCACCGCCGAGTATTCCTCGAAGAAGTCCCTCGGCTTGACCATGGCACTGTTCTCCGCAGGCAACGGAGTCGGCGGTTTCATCGGCGGCCTAGTGGCCGGCGTCGTCATCCCTGCTTCCGGCTGGAAGATGACATTCATTATTGGGGCGGTAGCCAGCGCCTTGCTGTTCCTAGTGGCCGTAGCGTTCCTGCCGGAGTCCATTGACCACCTGGCAGCGAAGCGCAACAACAAGTCCCTGCAGAAACTCAATGTGATCCTGCACCGGATGGGTCGGGAACCGATTGCGGACCTGCCCGCCGTTACGGAACGGACCGGCACACCGACAGCCAACCTTCGCAGCCTCTTTAACCCGGCCCTCTTGATGACTTCGGTCATTCTCATGCTCGGCTTTGGCGCCCTAATGGCCGCCTTTTACTTCAATATGGGTTGGACAACCAAGCTCGTGGTGGACGCAACCCAGGACAAACAGCTGGGCCTGAGTGTTGGAACAATGCTGCCCTTCGGCGGCATGATCGGCGGCATCCTGTTCGGACTCGTCTCACTGAAGATCGGCAACCGCATTCTGACTGCGGTGTCTCTGGTGCTGGCTGGAGTAGGAGCCGCCTGGCTGGCAGTTTCGCTGGACGGCGGGAGCGTGGCACTGCTGGTTCCGGTCATCATGGCCACGTGCATCGGCGCCAGTATCGGCGGCTATTACGCGGTGGTGCCGCTGATGTATCCGGCGCAGATCCGATCGTCCGCCTTCGGCTGGATCATTGGCTTCGGCAGGATTGTAGCCATCTTCACCCCGATCGCAGCCGGCTACCTGCTGGCCGCCGGCTGGACCGGCGGCGGCCTGTTCTGGGCCGCTGCCGGACTGCTGGTCCTCTCTGCAGCCTTCTGCCTGGTACTGGTCCTGATGCGCAAGACGGGACACACCGACGCACCGCTGACAGAGGATCAGCCAGCGCAAGACCTCCGGCTGGAGCCAAGCCAGCCAACTGCAGGCTGA
- a CDS encoding amidohydrolase family protein: MTQRTPDGPRTGGGNGYLRVATEEAYALPEMFELYRKQLAEKSNDDLGFNSLLGYFLGSKHPQPRSVVERLQNAGERRIADMDAAGIDHQVMALTAPGTQVLEAGDAKSIAAMSNDRLAEACAAHPDRLSALAAVAYQEPGSAAKELRRAIGDLGLKGLILNSHIQGEYIDNPKFLPVLEELNDLGAPLYLHPSTPSNRMIEPLLEAGLDGAVYGFGVETGMHLLRIVTSGLLDRFPNLKVVVGHLGEALPFWLHRIDHMHAKQVAAGRYEAISALKLKPSEYFRRNIFITTSGIPWQPAIMFTRDVVGADRVMYAMDYPYQYDIQEVIDQDNLPISLDEKKRFFEGTAREVFNLTF; this comes from the coding sequence ATGACACAACGCACTCCTGACGGCCCCCGTACTGGCGGCGGCAATGGCTACCTCCGCGTTGCTACAGAGGAGGCCTATGCACTACCCGAAATGTTCGAGCTCTACCGCAAACAATTGGCAGAGAAGAGCAACGACGACTTAGGCTTCAACAGCCTGCTCGGATACTTTCTAGGCAGTAAGCACCCGCAGCCGCGCTCCGTCGTCGAGCGTCTCCAGAACGCCGGAGAACGCCGTATCGCCGACATGGACGCGGCTGGAATTGACCATCAGGTCATGGCCCTGACTGCTCCCGGAACCCAGGTGCTGGAAGCCGGGGACGCCAAGAGTATCGCCGCGATGTCCAACGACCGGCTGGCCGAAGCCTGCGCGGCTCACCCGGACCGGCTATCCGCTCTCGCTGCGGTGGCATACCAGGAACCGGGCTCCGCTGCGAAGGAACTGCGCCGGGCCATCGGGGATCTCGGCCTGAAGGGACTCATCCTCAATTCGCATATTCAGGGCGAGTACATCGACAATCCCAAATTTCTCCCGGTGCTCGAAGAGCTGAATGACCTGGGCGCACCGCTCTACCTGCACCCGTCTACACCTTCCAATCGGATGATCGAACCGCTGCTCGAGGCAGGGCTGGACGGCGCCGTGTACGGGTTCGGGGTGGAAACCGGCATGCATCTTCTGCGCATCGTCACCTCGGGGCTGCTGGACCGGTTCCCCAACCTAAAAGTCGTGGTGGGCCACCTTGGCGAGGCCCTACCGTTCTGGCTGCACCGGATTGACCATATGCACGCCAAGCAGGTGGCCGCTGGCCGCTATGAGGCCATCAGTGCACTGAAACTGAAACCGTCCGAGTACTTCCGACGGAACATCTTCATCACCACCAGCGGCATACCGTGGCAGCCGGCCATCATGTTCACCCGGGACGTGGTTGGCGCGGATCGCGTCATGTACGCCATGGATTACCCGTACCAGTACGACATCCAGGAAGTCATCGACCAGGACAACCTGCCTATTTCCCTGGACGAAAAAAAGCGGTTCTTCGAAGGAACCGCCAGAGAGGTCTTCAACCTCACTTTTTGA